The segment ACTCCCGTCAAACCATAACCGTCCTCGCCCTTTCCAACGACGCAATGACAATGTTTTCCTCCCAATCAACCGAAGACAACAAGAAAAGCCTCGGCCTCCACATCGTTCTAGACTACTACGACATCAAGAAACTCAGAAGCATAAAATCAGTGATACTCACCACTCTCTTCCAAGCAAGCGGTCAAGCTAAAGGCCTGCAAGGGTTCGTGAACGCAACCGTTATGAACAACGGTGACATTATGTTCGGATCTGCGGTTCGTGGATCCGGCCTTGACTCTAAGCTTATAGACTCTGTTGCGACACATCCATATAACATCTCGGTGCTTCATATTAGTAGTTACATATCTATCATGGATCCCGAAGGTCCTAAAGATCatggttcttcatcttcaccaCTTCCTGTACAACCTCCTGGTGATGATGATTATGAATATGACGAGCCACCGTCTCCACCTTCCTCTACTACTAAGCCTTTTGTTGCTGCTGCTACTGCTGCTACCGCTAAGCCACCTTCTTCTGCAAAAGACAACTCAACAACAAGTGGAGTTTCAGCGATTAGTATTCCTAGCTTGGCGTTTGTGTCTGTGATCTCATCCTTTTGGTTCTTCATGACGGTCTGGTGATGTGATGGTTAAGATTTGATGAATAAACCAGATCAGCTTTCTGAaagccagaaaaaaaaatggagattAGCAGCAAAGCTTTCAAGctttttttcacacaaaagaACACTTCAAGCTTCACAAACTCTATGGAATAAAGCAACAAAATCCAAAGAAGAAATAAAGTGATTGATGATATAATAAGGGATGAAGAATGTTGTAAAACTCAAAAGTTCTTTATTTATTTGGAAGCTTGGATAAGTTTGTAAGAGATTTCAATTGGAACcaataaaagaaaacacaaactTGCAAGGCTTTTCTGGTGCATTGTTGTTTGGTTGTATTACATGTAATAGATGAGACAAAAGGAATGCAACACTAAAGATTAAAGATGTTTATTATTTAAGCTATCAAAAAGACAAAAGCAACACAAGAACATGAAGCACATTTGACATCCATGTCTATCCCCCAAGAACCCAACAACAAAGTCTTCGAAGACATGGAAACAAAACTCAGGTGCTATATACATGCAGTGGCTTTGATTAAAgggaaaccaaaaagaaaagaaaaagaagagagctTGAAATGCAGTAAAATTTCTCCTTTCTTGAGTCAGTGATGTAACCCGTTTCCATTGCCATACACACTGCCGTTCTGGTAAACTTTCCCTGTTGCTGTTCCATTGGCCACTCTGGTTGTTGAAACTTTGCTCACCTTGCCACTTGCTTGCAGAGCTGCTTCTAGACACCCAGAAGCTGCTGCTATAAGACCTGTTATGTATCAAAGTGTTCTCTTAGCAAGCCACAAAACCATCAACACATGTCATTACCGTTGTGCTATATAACCGACAGAAATTACCTAGAAACAATGCGGAAGGTTTTCCAGGTCTGGACTTAAACTCTGGATGAAACTGAACACCCACAAAGTATGGATGATTCTGCAATTCCACAATCTGCACACCACACACGCACAACTTTGAAATACTGTTCCACGCTCACTAGTCACTAAGTTACACATTAGGTAGGGTTTCTACAAGCTTAATACCTCCATACGACGCCCAGTCTCATCCTTTCCAACAAATAAGAGCCCAGCATTCTCAATTTCTTGTATCATATCTGGATTTACCTgtcattacaaaaatatattccaCTTTTAAAGACTGAGGAGAGAGAGCCCAAAGAAAGTAACATGTAGAATAGAAACCATTACCTCATATCTGTGCCGGTGTCGCTCATCAACAAACTTTGCATTACCGTACCTAAAAGTAGAGAACAGAAGTTATATACGCTTAGGAAACAAGCATTAAGAGTTTTCATGTgcttattatattttctgaagCTGTTAGGTGCTTACAACTTAGCAGACTTGCAATCAAGAACCTGAAAGTGTGTCCTCCTTGAACCTAGGCGCATTGTGCCACCCATATGAGTTGTGGATCCCTTCAAAAATTGATTGAACAAGGTTAAGAAGACATTTGAGAAGTTGAAAAGCATGTAATCAGTCAAATGAGAAGGCTATATGTTGTCTAGTACTTCTGGCATAAAAATGACGCAAGGGCTTGACGTTTCTGGCTCAAACTCCGTGCTGTTTGCATCCTCAAAGCCAAGAATGGAGCGGGCAAATTCAACAACAGCCAGCTGCATTCCCAGACATATGCCAAGGAAAGGGACTTGATTCTCACGGGCGTACTTTGTAGCTAGTATCTTCCCTTGCACTCCTCTATCACCAAAACCTCCTGGTACTAGAATACCATCAGcaccctgaaaaaaaaaaagaagcaaaatgCTGAGTTCCAATATATTTACTGAATTGGCGTCCAGTTCTCTATTAGGATTGACCTACCTTCAAAAGATCCCATGCAGCTTTGTGGACATCTGGCGCCTGCAATGGCAAGTAGTACAAAGGTTCATGAGATTAAATACAGTTGTAGTCAACtgagagagaaacaaagaaaagactCACTTCATGTGCTGTAATCTCTTCAAGGTCACTGGCTGCCACCCAATCTACAACAAGCTTCTTGTGACATGCAACAGAAGCATGCAAAAGAGCCTGTTGACAAAAATGAAAAGCCCACTTTTCAGAACACACaacattttttggtttattcaaGACCACAAAGAGATCCAGTTACCTTCAACACGGAAAGGTAAGAATCAGTAAGGCCAGTGTACTTTCCAACCATAGCAATTCTAACCTGAAAAGAGAAGACCATTGAGAATGAACCATGGTTTCATTATATAGCCACGCTggaatcaagaaaaaaaataattagaaaaatttgACTAACAGGCTCTTGTAGTGTATCATAGACTTTAGTTCTTGCAGTCCATTCTGTCACGTCAGCCTCTACAGCTTTGCTGCAAAGAAGCAAATGTCAATTAGTAGAGAAAAAGTCATCACAGCCAAGCTAAAGTGTGGAACCTAGAGCAGGATAAAAATTACACTTAATAGTCAAGGAATAATGAAAAGATGGTCTAGAAACAAACCCAAGGAGGTTCAACTCTTTTAAGATTGCTTCATGAGCCTTTTGATCCtacaaaaaaaacaccaaaagagtaagaagaagaaaaaaatcagcTCCTTTGATTTCGTTAAGTAAAGTTAGAAACTATTCAAGCACAAATTTTACTTACTCTTAGAAGTAGCGGAACGTGCCAGATATTTGGAACGTCATAAAGTGTTACAATATTCTCTTCCTAGGAAACCAAACCAAAGCAGACAGAATGTTTACTTAGACATCAATGAGAGAACCTCTCGGCTCTTAAGAGGTTAAGAAATCAAACAACAAATACCGGCACATGGCAAAATTGAGATAGTTTCGTCTTCACATTGTCTTCAAGCGCCTGTTTCAAAACAAGAACTGATAAAGATGGAAAAAACCAAAATCCATAGCTATTCCTTAACATTACAGCAAATCAACAGTGTTAGAGAGGCCAGTACCTTTGTGCTGCGGCATGCAAGGATATTTGGAGTTAAACCAAGGCTTCTGAGTCCTCGCACGCTATGCTGAGTTGGCTTTGTCTTCTGCAATACATATGTTGATACCTCAACtgttacaaattaataaaaaatagaatctCCACTGAAGATATGAAAACCACAGAAAATTACCTGTTCACCAACAACACTGAGAACAGGAACAAGGCTAACATGAACAATGCAGAAATTGCCAGGCCCTAAGAACAAAAGACAGAAGGTGATGGAGAGTCCATAATCAATAGCTTAGTGGATTTCGAATAGTTAATACAAATTTAGAGCACAGCTTACCAACTTTATAGGAGAATTGACCAAGAGCCTCAATGAAGGGCATAGATTCAATATCACCTGCACAGAAACATAAATAGACAGTAAGAGTCACTCATCTGATAAATAGACAGTAACATCAGCCAACAAAAAAAGTAACATACCTATAGTCCCTCCTAGTTCAATGACACAGACATCAGGAGGACCTTCCTTTCCATCCACGGGAACATTAGCAACACGCTCAATCCACTCTTGGATTGCATCAGTTATATGCGGAACcaccttaaaataaaattcaaaaacgcTTTGTAGTTTCAAACACCCACTCAGATTATATAACCAGAATAAAAGTTAAAGAGCACAAGTATGGACGAACCTGTACAGTTCTTCCAAGGTAGTCCCCTTTCCTTTCCTTATCAATAACCGCCTGcaaaaaaatcaagacaataaaaaaatttgtgacCAGGTTCTAACATGAGATGATCAATGAGGCAGTAGTAGACATACCTGGTATATCTTTCCGGTTGTTAAATTGTTGTCACGGGTCAAAGTACTGTCTAGAAATCGCTCATAGTTTCCAAGATCCAAGTCCACCTAAATGTCTCACCGGTTAGATACTACATACACAATGCATCAGTTTTATTATTACAGGAAACAGTCTGACATACCTCTCCACCATCATCCAAAACAAATACTTCTCCATGCTCAAACGGAGACATTGTCCCAGCATCAGTGTTAAGATAAGGATCTGCGTAAACAATGTAAAAAACAGTCAAGAAAGTTTCATCCTTGGTAGCAAATACAAGTGGTCACATCACAAAGGTGTCTCCTTTAGTTGTTGTTACATGCAATCTCAtcatagacaaaaaaaaacacacacacaggATGTATGGATGGATGTAAAATAATCTCACCAATCTTAATGGAAGTAACACGAAGGCCACAGGCTTGAAGGAGAAGTCCAATGCTACTTGCAGTGACTCCTTTCCCAAGTCCACTCACCACTCCTCCTGTCACCAAAACATACTTCATTTTCCTTGTCTCTAAGTTTCTTCTTACTCTTCACCTAAACCGTCAAGCATAGAGACAGTAAGCATGAGGACAAACAATCTCTTCTAAGAAAGAGAATATGGTCAGGTAAAAGAATCAAACACACAAGAAAGTGGGAAGAAGTAATGCTAATTTTACCTTCGTCAAGAAACAATAGCCTCACTGGATTTTTTTCAAGGGGCGGCGGCTTTAAGCTATAACCTGCGAGACCCTCCCCTCTTATTTAAAACCtccaaaatataagaaaaagaataataaaaagttcgtgtttttatttttaatttttatttaatttcatgGCTTTGACCCATCTGATGAGTCATTCAATACCATGGAGACACCCGTGTTGAAACTATGGGAGTGTTTCGCTAAGATAGGCCCAGAAGAGGGTCTTGAAAAACTGTGCGTCCAATTTTATAACCAATCAAAAAGTTTTCGAAAAAGAGATGGGAAAGGTATCCAACTTTTTTGAGTCTTTTCTCTGGCTACATCTTTTGATCGTTTGTTCTTTTGTCATTAATAGAGGCATTCACATGTTTTCAATCAAAACTAGAGACAAGAGTCTATAATAACTCCTCTGCCTTGGTTTGATgtcctcttcttcatcaatgGATAAGAACCAAAAACTAACAAACACCCAAACTTTGGATCCACTAGCAGTTGGCACCGACTTGTTTCTTGCTGAGGAAGCATGTTTTCAACCAGACTGCTCTCTCCGTCTCTATTTCACTGTTATGTATACAATGAACGGTTTTGGATACATCTCGTTTATGAGTGTTCTTCAATGTTATTGTGGAATTTGATTGGAGTTTGCTGAATTATTGTTTTTTCACATTATTTATCAAGTATTGAATCATTGAGAGGATAATAATGGAAATAGTGAAACTGAACCCACTAGTTGCCTTTATAAACATAGAAGCTCTACTGCTTGACCAATTGTAGAGAAGATACTAAGTAAAGTAGACTCaatcaatctcttcttttggTTTTAGGATATGATAAAAGGGATTTGAGAAAGGAGAAACAGATGCAGAGAACATAGCAAGTAAAACAAGATTACAACACGCTTATCATCTTATCTTACACATAGCTGCCTACTCACTGAGTCGTCGTGTCAGTTCCTTCACCAGGAGGAGCAGCATCAGCTTCTGAAGCGGTTTTAGCCATAACTTCACCTGGAGGAGGATGGTCAAACTTACACGTTGCCCCATACTTGCAAGTCCCTGTCTTCATGTAGTACGGGCAGTTTTGCGCACCCTGCAacagtttttttattgtttcctCTATTGGATTAGCACACAAGATACAAGCAAAGCAGTGTGGATTTCTATCTGATCAACGTTTTGTAGGGTACCTCTCTTCTAGGATACCCTGCAAGACTCAGCTTTACATTCGGCTGTTGAGGAGCTTGTTTGCTTGTTGCATTTAACCTATCTGCTGGGTGATGGAACCTGCACCTCTCTCCAAACTTGCACTCCCCTGTCTTCATGTAGTACTATATATGAAAGATAGTAAGGGGTTTTAGTAAATGTCCAACTGACATGTCAACAACCTAAAAAGAGCACAAGAATACTCACGTCACATTCTGGTTGTCCAGGCCTTTGGGGATAAGTTGCTGTAAGCGCTCCTAGCTGTAACAAGTTCCACTTTAATTAAATCTCCTGCAACTGAGACGGAGCATTTGAATATTTCTTACAACATGATTGACGAGGACATTTACCGTGGGTTGAGCAAGGGTCTGATAGAGGGAGGCAGCTGAGTTAATCAACCCAAGGTTTACACTCGCAGCGGTTGGGGACACTAGAGGATAGTTTATCCCAGTAGCTTGGGGAGTGAATGCTGTGACAAAAATCAAAACAGCAAGAGGCACACGGAAGATAGCGGAAAGGTTATAAGAAAAGTAAGTGCTACATTAAAGATTCTAAGaacacaaatatttaaatgagaCACGCTCACTAACCAGTCCTCTCAGGGTGATTGTAACGACAGGTGGCGCCATACTTGCAGCTGGTCGTGGAAATGGAAAACAAATTTAAACGTTAGTgtcactttttcttttcttttcaagatTGTAAACAACGACT is part of the Raphanus sativus cultivar WK10039 chromosome 5, ASM80110v3, whole genome shotgun sequence genome and harbors:
- the LOC108835025 gene encoding fasciclin-like arabinogalactan protein 14, whose protein sequence is MSSSYSSSLTLFFFFASTFLYTSSNSFNITNILNQNNEFSTFNNLLSQTGLASTINSRQTITVLALSNDAMTMFSSQSTEDNKKSLGLHIVLDYYDIKKLRSIKSVILTTLFQASGQAKGLQGFVNATVMNNGDIMFGSAVRGSGLDSKLIDSVATHPYNISVLHISSYISIMDPEGPKDHGSSSSPLPVQPPGDDDYEYDEPPSPPSSTTKPFVAAATAATAKPPSSAKDNSTTSGVSAISIPSLAFVSVISSFWFFMTVW
- the LOC108835024 gene encoding uncharacterized protein LOC108835024, encoding MKYVLVTGGVVSGLGKGVTASSIGLLLQACGLRVTSIKIDPYLNTDAGTMSPFEHGEVFVLDDGGEVDLDLGNYERFLDSTLTRDNNLTTGKIYQAVIDKERKGDYLGRTVQVVPHITDAIQEWIERVANVPVDGKEGPPDVCVIELGGTIGDIESMPFIEALGQFSYKVGPGNFCIVHVSLVPVLSVVGEQKTKPTQHSVRGLRSLGLTPNILACRSTKALEDNVKTKLSQFCHVPEENIVTLYDVPNIWHVPLLLRDQKAHEAILKELNLLGKAVEADVTEWTARTKVYDTLQEPVRIAMVGKYTGLTDSYLSVLKALLHASVACHKKLVVDWVAASDLEEITAHEAPDVHKAAWDLLKGADGILVPGGFGDRGVQGKILATKYARENQVPFLGICLGMQLAVVEFARSILGFEDANSTEFEPETSSPCVIFMPEGSTTHMGGTMRLGSRRTHFQVLDCKSAKLYGNAKFVDERHRHRYEVNPDMIQEIENAGLLFVGKDETGRRMEIVELQNHPYFVGVQFHPEFKSRPGKPSALFLGLIAAASGCLEAALQASGKVSKVSTTRVANGTATGKVYQNGSVYGNGNGLHH